From a single Aspergillus puulaauensis MK2 DNA, chromosome 2, nearly complete sequence genomic region:
- a CDS encoding telomere maintenance protein PBP2 (COG:A;~EggNog:ENOG410PJ6M;~InterPro:IPR004087,IPR004088,IPR036612;~PFAM:PF00013;~go_function: GO:0003676 - nucleic acid binding [Evidence IEA];~go_function: GO:0003723 - RNA binding [Evidence IEA]) gives MSASPSALQSTKRPLEDPSSPSGPNDQPEAKRPALDKVVKGDDSEEHAEVKSDSGAANDADGQGDTVVPDAPNSKGPLNDIQPIQSTASHGEAAGSQGEQQRPQDESNWIHIRAVISSQEAATVIGKGGENVSQIRRLSGAKCTVSDYSRGAVERILTVSGPQDAVAKAFGLIIRTLNNEPLDAASTAQSKTYPLRLLIPHILIGSIIGKGGGRIREIQEASGARLNASDACLPLSTERSLVILGVADAVHIATYYVAVTLVEQLTERFGGPAASAYATRSGGPAGAVPGGMQVVPYVPQPAGGQYGHPDTFKRHHPNQNRAGAGAYGVPYLHGQHTPAPVAQQPMPYGAPQAPYAGAGPHQPAPYGAPQPAQPRGGPTPAAPVGGAMPGQPLTQQIYIPNDMVGAIIGKGGAKINEIRHLSGSVIKINEPQENSNERLVTITGTQECNQMALYMLYSRLESEKHRI, from the exons ATGTCCGCCTCTCCGTCCGCCTTGCAATCGACCAAGCGTCCCCTGGAGgacccttcttcaccatccgGTCCAAATGACCAGCCAGAGGCCAAGCGTCCAGCCCTGGATAAAGTAGTTAAAGGAGATGACTCCGAGGAGCATGCGGAAGTGAAGTCTGACTCTGGTGCCGCGAATGATGCTGATGGCCAGGGTGATACTGTTGTCCCTGATGCACCTAACTCTAAGGGGCCGCTCAATGATATACAGCCAATTCAATCGACTGCTTCTCATGGCGAAGCAGCCGGGAGCCAGGGCGAGCAACAGCGGCCCCAAGACGAGTCTAACTGGATTCATATCCGTGCTGTAATTTCCAGCCAAGAGGCTGCCACCGTCATTGGTAAGGGCGGAGAAAACGTATCCCAAATCCGTCGCCTATCAGGCGCCAAATGCACCGTCAGCGACTACTCCCGCGGTGCGGTCGAACGTATCTTGACTGTTAGCGGACCTCAGGATGCTGTTGCAAAG GCCTTTGGTCTGATCATTCGTACTTTGAATAACGAGCCCCTTGATGCTGCCTCTACTGCACAATCCAAGACCTACCCCCTGCGCTTGCTAATTCCCCACATTCTCATCGGATCGATTATTGGTAAAGGTGGTGGTCGTATCCGGGAGATCCAGGAGGCCTCTGGAGCCCGTCTCAACGCCTCGGACGCCTGCCTTCCCCTTTCCACTGAGCGTTCTCTTGTCATTCTCGGTGTCGCCGATGCTGTCCACATTGCTACTTACTATGTTGCTGTGACCCTCGTTGAGCAGCTTACAGAACGATTTGGCGgaccagcagcctcagcatATGCGACTCGGAGCGGCGGTCCTGCCGGAGCTGTTCCAGGCGGGATGCAAGTTGTTCCTTATGTGCCCCAGCCAGCTGGTGGCCAGTATGGTCACCCGGATACATTCAAGCGTCACCATCCCAACCAAAACAGAGCAGGTGCTGGAGCTTATGGCGTTCCTTACCTTCACGGACAGCACACTCCTGCTCCGGTGGCCCAGCAGCCAATGCCCTACGGCGCCCCCCAGGCTCCAtatgctggtgctggtccACACCAGCCTGCTCCTTACGGCGCACCGCAACCAGCGCAGCCACGAGGTGGTCCGACCCCGGCGGCTCCTGTTGGCGGTGCTATGCCTGGCCAGCCCCTCACTCAGCAAATTTACATCCCTAACGATATGGTCGGAGCTATTATCGGAAAGGGAGGTGCTAAGATCAACGAGATCCGACACCTCAGTGGAAGTGTTATTAAAATCAACGAGCCTCAGGAGAACAGCAATGAGCGTCTGGTGACTATCACTGGCACCCAGGAATGCAACCAAATGGCACTTTACATGCTGTATTCAAGACTAG AAAGCGAGAAGCACCGCATTTAA
- the SGS1 gene encoding RecQ family helicase MusN (BUSCO:EOG092613UB;~COG:L;~EggNog:ENOG410PHD9;~InterPro:IPR004589,IPR002121,IPR036388,IPR018982, IPR027417,IPR001650,IPR032284,IPR010997,IPR014001, IPR011545,IPR002464;~PFAM:PF16124,PF00271,PF09382,PF00270,PF00570;~go_function: GO:0000166 - nucleotide binding [Evidence IEA];~go_function: GO:0003676 - nucleic acid binding [Evidence IEA];~go_function: GO:0004386 - helicase activity [Evidence IEA];~go_function: GO:0005524 - ATP binding [Evidence IEA];~go_function: GO:0043138 - 3'-5' DNA helicase activity [Evidence IEA];~go_process: GO:0006260 - DNA replication [Evidence IEA];~go_process: GO:0006281 - DNA repair [Evidence IEA];~go_process: GO:0006310 - DNA recombination [Evidence IEA];~go_process: GO:0044237 - cellular metabolic process [Evidence IEA]) has product MTKSNLQSHLKWLLDQAPSLYPALTPLAWESNVKPNNSHSNPAPKLNLIASQTEDLSIKDSQPAFEAPADQVDDGFEADSDTDMARLMLAPSSASKPRMLSCTQESPGSVQKTSRIETLPQSPPKREATQTPRSKKVKESHSVLSSFRDPKERITTPLRPKRKPDIPSSITDIDTIDLTDDFDRIKPSSETWEAFDEPRRLWTEDAASRREPTDKRGKKRKSDEYTSDLLSPGDHGPRARSPFIPDRSLQSDQNISARTPRRASKDELPPSRKKKQTHSSTKRAAKAIAIPDSDDESVDGLFEGLIETKHSSPRISHRSLYPILPVEKHSNTPLLSPALKQGEPISPDSMDMPKTTGPTSISESNTTPNSSRHLPPPSSSASKPSTQPMNKEVERFLQIHSDSLSRLTAHMRNIIQKNSAIVYDKSMNGEYAPELVSENGNIQTQIRAIETLNMQKSIYLSREAESRSLKGAIMQAIGQGTDPATLPEFEEQIKITSQMKEIQSDLCRLLQEANLFASLDKYSLETPASDLEELEDLPCTTSVPSIRDYGDRHFTKSPVASSLAPSACDAKGSHLTASKLGTNSVSTSFKNAPRSTQFEYDEPMVSGDETTFTRTMGSPLPPPINDMDEFDMDVFDEDILEAADYLQDGRPSSTKRLESQNRPVFAETSGNATKSPATQKSQTHGTIWGQHPWTKDVKNALKERFHLRGFRLNQLEAIDSTLSGKDTFVLMPTGGGKSLCYQLPSVVSTGSTKGVTIVVSPLLSLMQDQVSHLRRNKIKAYLVNGETPREERQWIMDTLSSSAPEKQIELLYITPEMVSKSHAIMDRLEDLNRKQRLARIVIDEAHCVSQWGHDFRPDYKELGRFRARIPGVPMMALTATATENVKVDVIHNLKMDGCDVFTQSFNRPNLTYEVRRKGTNADLLQSIAQTITGPYRNKSGIVYCLARNTCEKVAENLRSKYGIKAAHYHAGLDAEERVQAQQKWQAGEIHVIVATIAFGMGIDKPDVRFVIHHSIPKSLEGYYQETGRAGRDGRRSGCYLYFAYQDMKSVERMINSNKDAGPVQKTRQRKMLRNVVQYCENQSDCRRVQILAYFSESFQRQDCNASCDNCKSGGTFEVRDFSEHAAAAIRIVRYFQERDERVTLSYCVNILRGTTKSFRSPEHRHAPCLGDGADIVLGDAERLFRKLLGEKALAEENIMNQRNFPIQYIKLGFRAADFESGRRRLRLDVRISPDGNPRQRGTAGRDALPQSTNVSSPVQSANRRRLARYRHTNTVEDECDSDGDSDGFERIRVAGKNERKGKNVPGPPITQDHRYDQLDPLHKTVAEDFMVYAKNYCQDVVMQKGLRNQPFTDTILREMVMIFPQDKSAMLQIPDIDPDKVHRYGDKILKLIRDTQRRYTELKKERDDIDGVIPDPNHHNVVNISSDDDFSDFDDDFMDQASTLQADNSVVTSQYFPRSQQPFEDDLGDDYRPSPKAGSSKPQKRKSAKRTRRKSTDPKPRTKGSRNPKTQNRSQGRSFARKESKAKPKQPTSQIAMMPI; this is encoded by the exons ATGACTAAAAGCAATTTGCAGTCCCATCTCAAATGGCTGTTGGATCAAGCCCCATCGCTATACCCAGCTCTGACGCCGCTCGCGTGGGAGTCCAATGTCAAGCCAAACAACTCCCATAGCAATCCCGCCCCAAAGTTGAATTTGATTGCTAGCCAGACCGAAGACCTTAGTATTAAGGATTCGCAACCGGCTTTTGAAGCGCCCGCCGACcaggtggatgatggattCGAGGCAGATTCGGACACAGATATGGCACGTCTGATGCTAGCCCCTTCGTCGGCGAGCAAGCCTCGAATGCTCAGCTGCACCCAAGAGTCCCCTGGCTCTGTTCAGAAGACCTCAAGGATTGAAACATTGCCACAGTCGCCTCCGAAACGGGAAGCAACTCAAACGCCCCGCAGCAAAAAAGTGAAAG AATCCCATAGCGTACTTTCCTCCTTTCGAGATCCGAAGGAACGAATAACGACCCCTCTCCGGCCGAAGCGGAAACCGGATATACCATCTTCAATAACAGACATCGATACAATTGATTTGACGGATGATTTTGACCGCATCAAGCCATCGTCTGAGACTTGGGAAGCATTTGATGAGCCACGCCGGCTGTGGACTGAAGATGCTGCGTCTAGAAGGGAGCCTACAGACAAAcgagggaagaaaagaaaaagtgaTGAGTACACGTCTGATCTGCTCTCCCCTGGAGACCATGGCCCCAGAGCGCGTTCGCCATTTATTCCCGATAGGTCCTTACAATCTGACCAAAATATCTCGGCACGTACTCCCCGACGCGCATCGAAAGATGAACTTCCGCCGTccagaaagaagaaacagacgCACTCATCCACTAAACGTGCTGCGAAAGCTATAGCTATCCCCGATTCCGATGACGAAAGTGTTGACGGTTTGTTTGAAGGCCTGATCGAGACCAAGCACTCTTCTCCACGAATCAGCCACAGATCACTGTACCCCATTTTGCCTGTGGAAAAGCACTCGAACACCCCTTTATTGAGCCCTGCATTGAAGCAAGGAGAGCCCATCTCCCCTGATTCAATGGACATGCCGAAGACCACTGGTCCCACATCCATAAGCGAGAGCAATACGACGCCTAATAGCTCTCGACACCTTCCACCGCCATCGTCTAGTGCTTCAAAGCCAAGCACCCAGCCAATGAATAAGGAGGTTGAAAGGTTTTTGCAGATTCACTCAGACTCCCTCAGTCGCCTGACTGCACACATGCGAAATATCATCCAAAAGAACTCCGCTATTGTTTATGACAAATCAATGAACGGTGAATACGCTCCTGAACTAGTCTCAGAGAATGGGAATATTCAAACTCAAATTCGCGCGATCGAGACCTTGAATATGCAAAAATCTATCTACCTGTCGCGTGAAGCAGAATCAAGGTCTCTGAAAGGTGCCATCATGCAAGCTATAGGTCAAGGAACTGATCCAGCCACGCTGCCGGAGTTTGAGGAACAGATAAAAATCACCTCGCAGATGAAAGAGATTCAAAGCGATTTGTGCCGTTTGCTTCAAGAGGCTAATTTATTCGCGAGTCTCGACAAATATTCACTGGAAACACCAGCATCTGATctggaggaactggaagatTTGCCTTGCACAACGTCGGTTCCCAGTATTCGTGATTACGGCGACAGACACTTCACCAAAAGCCCCGTGGCAAGTTCTCTTGCACCGTCAGCTTGCGACGCGAAGGGCTCACACTTGACAGCATCGAAGCTTGGAACAAATTCGGTTAGCACCAGTTTCAAAAACGCCCCGAGGTCTACACAATTTGAGTACGACGAGCCAATGGTGAGTGGCGATGAAACGACTTTTACCAGAACCATGGGCTCTCCGCTGCCACCACCCATCAATGATATGGACGAATTCGATATGGATGTTTTTGATGAGGATAtattggaggcggcggacTATCTCCAGGATGGCCGACCTTCATCAACAAAGCGACTTGAATCCCAAAACCGTCCTGTTTTTGCTGAAACATCAGGAAATGCTACCAAATCCCCAGCTACGCAGAAATCGCAGACGCATGGCACTATATGGGGCCAGCACCCGTGGACAAAAGATGTGAAGAATGCCTTGAAGGAAAGATTTCATCTTCGAGGTTTCCGGCTCAATCAGCTTGAAGCAATTGACTCAACATTGAGTGGGAAAGACACTTTTGTGCTGATGCCAACAGGAGGAGGGAAATCTCTATGCTATCAACTTCCGTCTGTTGTTTCGACTGGCTCAACGAAAGGAGTCACCATTGTGGTTTCACCGCTCCTCAGCTTGATGCAAGATCAAGTCTctcatcttcgccgaaaTAAAATCAAAGCGTACCTGGTCAATGGTGAAACTCCAAGAGAGGAACGTCAGTGGATAATGGACACTCTATCCAGCTCAGCTCCTGAAAAACAAATCGAGCTCCTCTATATCACCCCAGAAATGGTCAGCAAAAGCCATGCTATTATGGACCGCCTCGAAGATCTCAATCGGAAGCAGAGACTGGCACGCATTGTTATTGATGAAGCCCACTGTGTGAGTCAATGGGGCCATGATTTTCGTCCTGACTACAAAGAACTGGGTAGATTTCGAGCTCGGATACCTGGAgtgccgatgatggcgttgaCTGCCACTGCAACCGAAAATGTCAAAGTTGATGTAATCCACAATTTGAAAATGGATGGTTGCGATGTCTTCACCCAGAGTTTCAACAGGCCGAACCTCACATATGAGGTGCGTCGCAAAGGTACAAACGCGgatcttctccaaagcatAGCGCAAACCATCACCGGTCCATATCGTAATAAATCTGGTATTGTTTATTGCCTTGCACGGAATACCTGTGAAAAAGTCGCGGAAAATCTTCGAAGTAAATATGGCATCAAAGCCGCGCATTACCATGCGGGTTTAGACGCAGAAGAACGTGTACAGGCTCAACAAAAGTGGCAGGCCGGAGAGATACACGTTATAGTCGCAACTATTGCGTTTGGAATGGGGATTGATAAACCAGACGTTCGGTTTGTTATACACCACAGCATTCCCAAAAGCTTGGAAGGCTATTACCAGGAAACTGGACGCGCTGGACGTGACGGCAGGCGATCTGGCTGTTACCTCTATTTCGCCTACCAGGACATGAAATCCGTGGAGAGAATGATCAATAGCAACAAAGACGCTGGTCCTGTACAGAAAACTCGTCAACGCAAGATGTTGCGCAATGTTGTGCAATATTGCGAAAACCAAAGCGATTGTAGACGAGTTCAGATTCTTGCATATTTCAGCGAGTCCTTCCAGCGGCAAGACTGCAACGCTTCCTGTGACAACTGCAAGTCAGGCGGTACCTTCGAGGTACGCGACTTTTCCGAGCATGCGGCAGCCGCGATCAGAATTGTTCGGTATTTCCAAGAGAGGGATGAAAGAGTTACACTATCGTATTGTGTGAACATTCTTCGCGGAACCACGAAGTCATTCAGATCTCCCGAGCATAGACACGCACCCTGCCTTGGTGATGGTGCGGACATCGTACTTGGGGACGCAGAGCGGCTCTTTCGCAAACTACTTGGGGAAAAGGCATTGGCAGAGGAGAACATCATGAACCAGAGAAATTTCCCAATCCAGTATATTAAGTTGGGATTTCGTGCAGCCGATTTCGAGAGCGGCAGGCGGCGTCTGAGACTTGACGTCCGGATCTCTCCTGATGGAAATCCACGCCAGCGTGGCACCGCAGGTAGGGATGCTCTACCACAATCCACCAATGTTTCGTCCCCAGTTCAGTCAGCAAATCGGCGCCGGTTGGCTCGATATCGACATACAAACACCGTGGAAGACGAATGTGATAGTGATGGGGATAGCGACGGATTTGAGAGGATCCGCGTCGCTGGGAAAAATGAGCGGAAGGGCAAAAACGTCCCGGGGCCGCCAATTACTCAGGACCACCGATATGACCAACTCGATCCTCTTCACAAAACTGTCGCCGAAGATTTCATGGTTTATGCCAAGAACTACTGCCAGGAC GTGGTTATGCAAAAAGGGCTTAGAAATCAGCCATTTACAGATACCATTCTTCGTGAAATGGTCATGATCTTCCCTCAAG ACAAATCGGCAATGCTTCAAATCCCTGACATTGACCCCGACAAGGTTCATCGATACGGCGACAAGATACTTAAGTTGATACGGGACACTCAGCGCCGTTACACCGAACTTAAGAAAGAAcgtgatgatattgatggcGTAATCCCTGACCCCAACCATCACAACGTCGTCAATATcagcagcgacgacgacTTTAGTGATTTCGATGACGATTTTATGGATCAAGCGAGTACGTTGCAAGCGGATAACTCTGTCGTTACCAGCCAATATTTCCCGAGGTCGCAGCAACCTTTCGAGGATGACTTGGGTGATGACTATCGTCCCTCACCGAAAGCTGGCAGCTCTAAACCTCAGAAGCGGAAAAGTGCCAAACGAACGCGACGAAAGAGTACCGATCCGAAGCCAAGGACCAAAGGTTCGCGCAATCCGAAAACACAAAACCGCTCACAAGGTCGCTCGTTTGCGCGAAAAGAATCGAAGGCCAAACCAAAACAACCTACAAGCCAAATAGCTATGATGCCCATTTGA
- a CDS encoding uncharacterized protein (COG:S;~EggNog:ENOG410PSFU) gives MPAVTEFIYFQTKSSVKPEDPSNDEGAALLQLFKATKSQSGHLSSAWGRTTEDENIIVWAIDWSDSHSGIQQTNSPLDPFLEQNTQLTTLYTTLQPSDLEDPATQTLLSNPITELTPLAFPTSLSKPDRSALSTDLVNFRTTLLQEVEEQVRSKTFLLGQVERPGEFEHDKSDSGQVFVQFLVVGWESYDQHQEARGTDGFKQRITPIREKMISPLNRLGMKHVKFQKV, from the exons ATGCCCGCCGTCACCGAATTCATATACTTCCAAACCAAGAGCTCCGTGAAGCCCGAGGATCCCTCAAATGATGAAGGCGCtgctctcctccaactcttcaAAGCAACAAAATCACAAAGCGGACACCTCAGCTCAGCATGGGGCCGTACAACGGAGGACGAAAATATTATTGTTTGGGCGATTG ACTGGTCCGACTCGCACAGCGGAATCCAACAAACCAACTCCCCTCTCGACCCTTTCCTCGAGCAGAACACCCAACTCACGACCTTATACACCACCCTTCAACCGTCCGATTTGGAAGATCCTGCAACGCAAACCCTCCTCTCAAACCCGATAACAGAGCTCACGCCGCTCGCGTTCCCGACTTCGCTCTCAAAACCAGACCGCTCGGCTCTCAGCACTGACCTCGTAAATTTCCGCACCACACTCCTCCAGGAAGTCGAGGAGCAGGTGCGAAGTAAGACCTTCTTACTGGGGCAGGTGGAGAGACCCGGAGAGTTTGAGCATGATAAGAGCGATTCTGGACAGGTGTTCGTGCAATTCTTAGTGGTTGGGTGGGAGAGTTATGACCAGCATCAGGAGGCGAGAGGAACCGATGGTTTCAAGCAGAGGATAACGCCAATTCGAGAGAAGATGATTTCACCATTGAACAGACTGGGGATGAAGCATGTTAAATTCCAGAAGGTTTAA
- a CDS encoding uncharacterized protein (COG:S;~EggNog:ENOG410PNXN;~InterPro:IPR020993;~go_component: GO:0005634 - nucleus [Evidence IEA];~go_process: GO:0051382 - kinetochore assembly [Evidence IEA]) — protein sequence MEVPQERVEKIKGFVEDRRKAEKFYDEQRLSSSDIQAYEKKLDDALRELQDRVRLQEEDLRKLRAANVDYISEIGINPSSRVAQVRRAKKAYDSLLKSDTALPKPESPLPSIIALDDTTRIINESKSSISATAEKLANTRQRLKIEETDLRDAQSIKDGLQKRIANIREDKSSSREKLPSDVARELLEEQRRKRKDLEKDTDGIRAALHKFCDEVLASMIAAEDLGGPAVGDVAEVSDATLASGYTRHGKPKKPKAVDEYDQSNTQHRIDDMLRRQTGQQQNQPSNKREVTATEIHELLDTLLNAGSSYSELPHESAASRFLVRAKVAQFHPRDARRLRLIDFGRSLND from the exons ATGGAGGTGCCTCAGGAGCGGGTGGAGAAAATTAAGGGATTTGTTGAAGACCGCCGGAAGGCTGAGAAGTTCTATGATGAACAACGACTAAGTTCGTCTGATATTCAAGCTTACGAGAAGAAGTTGGATGATGCACTGAGGGAGCTCCAAGACCGAGTCAGGCTCCAGGAGGAAGACCTGCGCAAG CTTCGCGCCGCCAATGTCGATTATATCTCAGAAATAGGAATTAATCCATCCTCTCGCGTCGCGCAAGTACGACGAGCTAAGAAGGCTTATGACTCACTTCTAAAATCGGATACGGCTCTGCCAAAGCCAGAATCGCCGCTGCCATCCATCATTGCGCTCGACGATACAACACGCATTATCAACGAGAGTAAGAGTTCTatctcagcaacagcagagAAACTTGCGAATACACGCCAACGTCTCAAAATCGAAGAAACGGATTTGCGCGATGCGCAGTCAATAAAGGATGGGCTACAGAAACGAATAGCCAACATCCGAGAAGACAAGTCAAGCAGCCGTGAAAAACTGCCTTCAGATGTCGCACGCGAGTTGCTGGAGGAGCAacggcggaagaggaaggatcTTGAAAAAGACACTGACGGTATAAGAGCTGCACTGCATAAGTTTTGTGATGAAGTCCTCGCATCAATGATAGCAGCTGAAGACTTGGGAGGTCCGGCAGTTGGAGACGTTGCTGAAGTTTCTGACGCTACCTTGGCAAGCGGTTACACCCGTCATGGTAAACcaaagaagcccaaggccgTGGACGAGTATGATCAGAGCAATACCCAACATCGGATTGACGATATGCTTCGCCGTCAAACCggacagcagcagaatcAACCGTCAAATAAAAGAGAAGTGACGGCGACTGAGATACATGAACTTCTAGACACCCTACTAAATGCGGGCTCTTCTTATTCAGAACTGCCACACGAATCAGCAGCATCGAGGTTTCTGGTAAGAGCCAAAGTTGCTCAATTCCACCCACGCGATGCAAGGCGGTTAAGGTTGATCGATTTCGGACGTTCCTTAAATGATTGA